A region of Carassius auratus strain Wakin chromosome 41, ASM336829v1, whole genome shotgun sequence DNA encodes the following proteins:
- the LOC113059216 gene encoding transmembrane protein 74-like produces MASVELLYIDNRGGRPDPPRVLDWSSSPLHVHRLSSSVQEASPTLKAPACEGQCNSAPRTAPIRGQYGQHRHQPLEKVRVCCDEELETSFAYIDENVNLRLATPDTSEKSAHRATVLHDSSSEIRPEGLQELSLMSDVDLSSESSGKSVDYGFISAVTFLITGISLVIISYTVPRDARVNNDNVSAREMERLENESARIGAHLDKCVIAGLCFLTLGGVVLSTLLMISMWKGEMYRRKAFAYSKHSAKLYGSINLRTRSSPSCSSPPRSLVEEENGNAIS; encoded by the coding sequence ATGGCCTCGGTGGAGTTACTCTACATAGATAATAGAGGGGGAAGACCTGATCCTCCCAGAGTACTGGATTGGTCTTCAAGCCCACTTCATGTTCACAGGCTAAGCAGTTCAGTGCAAGAAGCTTCTCCCACTCTGAAGGCGCCTGCCTGTGAGGGACAGTGTAATTCAGCACCAAGGACGGCTCCCATCAGAGGACAGTATGGCCAGCACCGGCATCAGCCCCTAGAGAAGGTCAGGGTGTGTTGTGACGAGGAGCTGGAGACCTCGTTCGCATACATCGATGAAAATGTCAATCTCAGGTTGGCCACACCAGACACAAGTGAGAAAAGTGCTCACCGTGCGACTGTGCTCCATGATTCCTCAAGCGAAATCCGTCCCGAGGGCCTCCAGGAGTTGTCACTGATGTCTGACGTCGACCTCAGCTCAGAGAGTTCTGGGAAATCCGTGGATTACGGATTCATCAGTGCAGTCACATTCCTCATCACGGGGATCTCGCTTGTGATCATATCGTACACGGTCCCTCGTGACGCCAGGGTGAACAACGACAACGTCTCTGCACGTGAAATGGAAAGACTCGAGAACGAGAGCGCCAGGATAGGTGCGCACCTTGACAAGTGTGTTATTGCCGGCCTTTGCTTTCTCACCTTAGGCGGAGTGGTGCTATCCACTTTGCTAATGATTTCAATGTGGAAGGGTGAGATGTACAGGAGGAAAGCCTTTGCTTATTCAAAGCACTCTGCAAAGCTCTATGGTTCGATTAATTTAAGAACAAGATCGAGTCCCAGCTGCTCATCGCCACCGCGTAGTTTGGTCGAGGAGGAGAATGGCAATGCCATTAGTtga
- the LOC113059217 gene encoding thyrotropin-releasing hormone receptor-like has translation MENSTLFKFNNATLATIWTDYSIEYKVSSILLVILICGVGIVGNVMVIFVVLTTKHMRTPTNCYLVSLAVADLMVLTAAGLPNITESLFGGHWVYGYAGCLSITYFQYLGINASSCSITAFTIERYIAICHPIKAQFMCTLSRAKKIIVLVWVLTSLYCVMWFYLSDTEEIIYENAILVTCAYKVSRNLYLPIYFTDFAVFYVIPLLLATILYGLIARILFLNPLPSDPKESRRNWKKESSVHGNSRSSSSNATAASRRQVTKMLAVVVTLFAILWMPYRTLVVVNSFLKDAYLDTWFLLFCRLCIYMNSAINPIIYNAMSQKFRAAFHKLWHCGPQRSEKPPTYSLALTYSVIKETSNGESPDHYTTELDDIRGAAKVLLPERKRLSFKESSLACKNTLASA, from the exons ATGGAGAACAGCACTTTATTCAAATTTAACAACGCGACTCTGGCAACGATATGGACTGACTATAGTATCGAATACAAGGTCTCCAGCATCTTATTGGTGATTCTTATTTGTGGAGTTGGAATTGTTGGCAATGTAATGGTCATTTTTGTGGTCTTAACGACCAAGCACATGCGTACCCCAACTAACTGCTATTTGGTGAGTCTGGCAGTTGCCGACCTCATGGTCCTGACGGCAGCTGGGCTGCCCAACATCACCGAAAGTCTGTTCGGCGGCCACTGGGTGTACGGATACGCCGGATGCCTCTCCATCACTTATTTTCAGTACCTGGGAATCAATGCATCTTCCTGTTCCATCACAGCCTTCACTATTGAACGCTATATTGCCATTTGCCATCCGATAAAAGCGCAGTTTATGTGCACCCTCTCCAGAGCCAAAAAGATCATTGTTCTCGTTTGGGTTTTAACGTCCCTCTATTGCGTTATGTGGTTTTATCTTTCCGACACGGAAGAGATCATTTATGAGAACGCTATCCTTGTGACATGCGCCTACAAAGTATCTAGAAACCTGTATTTGCCCATATATTTCACAGATTTTGCCGTGTTTTACGTTATCCCGCTTTTGCTGGCCACTATTTTATACGGATTGATCGCTAGGATTCTTTTCCTCAACCCACTCCCGTCGGATCCCAAAGAGAGTCGAAGAAATTGGAAGAAGGAGTCGTCCGTGCACGGGAACTCCAGAAGTTCCTCAAGCAACGCAACTGCGGCTTCTCGGAGACAG GTGACAAAGATGCTGGCAGTGGTGGTGACCCTCTTCGCTATTCTGTGGATGCCCTATCGGACGCTGGTGGTGGTCAACTCCTTCCTCAAAGACGCCTATTTGGACACCTGGTTCCTTCTTTTCTGCCGTCTCTGCATCTACATGAACAGTGCCATCAACCCAATCATCTACAACGCCATGTCTCAGAAGTTCCGCGCCGCCTTCCACAAACTGTGGCACTGTGGGCCCCAGCGCTCTGAGAAGCCCCCCACATATAGCCTGGCACTCACATACAGCGTCATCAAGGAGACCTCCAACGGAGAAAGCCCAGACCACTATACCACAGAGCTAGATGACATCCGCGGAGCCGCCAAAGTGCTTCTGCCAGAGAGGAAGAGGTTGTCGTTTAAAGAGTCCTCACTAGCTTGTAAAAACACACTAGCTAGTGCTTAG